A genome region from Piliocolobus tephrosceles isolate RC106 unplaced genomic scaffold, ASM277652v3 unscaffolded_30814, whole genome shotgun sequence includes the following:
- the LOC111532999 gene encoding sulfotransferase 1A1 codes for MELIQDTSRPPLEYVKGVPLIKYFAEALGPLQSFRARPDDLLISTYPKSGTTWVSQILDMIYQGGDLEKCHRAPIFMRVPFLEFKAPGIPSGLEALKDTPAPRLLKTHLPLALLPQTLLDQKVKVRPGTVXXXXKDVAVSYYHFYHMAKVHPDPGTWDSFLEKFMAGEVSYGSWYQHMQEWWELSHTHPVLYLFYE; via the exons ATGGAGCTGATCCAGGACACCTCCCGCCCACCACTGGAGTACGTGAAGGGGGTTCCGCTCATCAAGTACTTTGCAGAGGCACTGGGACCCCTGCAGAGCTTCCGGGCCCGGCCCGATGACCTGCTCATCAGCACCTACCCCAAGTCCG ggACTACCTGGGTGAGCCAGATACTGGACATGATCTACCAAGGCGGCGACCTGGAGAAGTGTCACCGAGCTCCCATCTTCATGCGGGTGCCCTTCCTTGAGTTCAAAGCCCCAGGGATTCCCTCAG GGCTGGAGGCTCTGAAAGACACACCGGCCCCACGGCTCCTGAAGACACACCTGCCCCTGGCTCTGCTGCCCCAGACTCTGTTGGATCAGAAGGTCAAggtgaggccgggcacagtgNNNNNNNNNNCAAAGGATGTGGCGGTCTCCTACTACCACTTCTACCACATGGCCAAGGTGCACCCTGACCCTGGGACCTGGGACAGCTTCCTGGAGAAGTTCATGGCCGGAGAAG TGTCCTACGGATCCTGGTACCAGCACATGCAGGAGTGGTGGGAGCTGAGCCACACCCACCCTGT